The window GATGGCACTGGGTATGGGACCGGATGGTCGCCTGATTACCCTGGATTTTGACGAAAACTATGTAAAAGTCGCGCGCGAAAGCCTGCGGATAGCCGCCGTGGAAGATCGGGTGGAGATCCGTGTCGGCCGTGCTGTCGATTCAATGCAGGCGCTGATTGATGAGGGCGCCGCGCCATTCGATTTTATCTTTATGGATGCGGACAAGGAAAACAATCCGCGTTATCTGGAACTGGCACTGCAGCTGTCGGCGCCAAGTACGGTGATCGTGGCCGATAACGTGGTGCGGCAGGGGCAGATTCTGGATGCACATTCCGATGGTAGCAATATCAAGGGCTTGCGCCGTTTCTTTGATGATATGACCGGCAATCCGGCCCTGTCTGCCACGGCTTTTCAGACCGTGGGCAGCAAAGGCTGGGATGGCCTGTCCATCGCTATTGTCAACGGCTGATCAGTTGCCTTTCTTGCTTTCGAGCAGTTCCCAGCGTTCCAGCTTGGCCAGCAGGGTTTCTTCAATTTCCAGCAGGCGCTCGTGAATGCCGGCGGCCTTTTCCGGACCATCGGCATACAGGTCTGGTTCCGACAGATGTTGCGTGAGTTCGCCCTGTTCGGTTTCCAGTACCACAATTTCCTGGGGAATACGCTCCAGTTCCTGTTGTTCCCAGTTGCTCAGGCGGCCCGGTTTATTTTCCTTGCGCGCAGCGGCCTGCGGCTGGGTCGATGACGTATTCTTTGCCTGAGTTGATGCGCTGGCGCTTTCCTGCTGTTGTATGGACGACGGCCGCTGAGTCAGCCAGTCGTCATAGCCGCCCACGTAATCGCGCCACTGGCCGTTACCTTCGCAGGCAATGGTTTGGGTAATCACGTTATTCAGGAAGGTGCGATCGTGGCTCACCAGCAGTACGGTGCCGGAAAATTCCTGCAGCAGTTCTTCCAGTAATTCCAGAGTCTCAATATCCAGATCGTTGGTGGGTTCGTCCATAACCAGCACATTGGCCGGACGGGCAAACAGACGCGCCAGCAGCAGGCGGGCACGCTCTCCGCCCGACAGGCTGGACACAGGGGACTGGGCCCGGGCAGGCGAGAACAGGAAATCACCCAGATAGCTCATGACATGTTTGCGCTGGTTGCCGATTTCCACCCATTCGCTGCCGGGATTGATCACTTCGGTCAGCGCGGCGTTGTCGTCCAGCTGCTCGCGCATCTGGTCGAAATAGGCGACCGAGAGGTTGGTGCCCAGTCGGACCTGGCCGCTGTCCGGTGTCAGTTTGCCCAGAATGATTTTAAGTAGCGTGGTTTTGCCGGCACCATTGGGGCCGATAATGCCGATCCGGTCACCGCGCATAATGGTGGTGGAGTAGTCGTGGATCACGGTTTTATCGGCAAACGACTTGCTGACATTTTCCAGCTCAGCAACCAGTTTGCCTGAGCGTTCGCCCGTGGTTACGGCAAAGTTCACATTGCCGACGCGTTCGCGCCGTTCGCTGCGCTCGCGCCTTAACTGTTCCAGTCTTTTCACCCGGCCTTCATTGCGGGTGCGACGGGCTTCCACCCCCTTGCGTATCCAGACCTCTTCCTGGGCCAGTACCTTGTCGAAGCGCTCGTTTTGCAGTTTTTCGGCGGCCAGCCACTCGGCCTTATGCACCTGCCACTGGCTGAATGAGCCGGGGTAGCTGTGCAGCTTGCCGCGATCCAGCTCCACGATCCGGGTGGTGATGGCATCCAGAAAGCGTCGATCATGGGTAATGACCACGCATGCGCCACGGTTTTGCAGAATACGTTTTTCCAGCCAGGCGATGCCCTGAAAGTCCAGATGGTTGGTGGGTTCGTCCAGCAACAGCAGATCGGGCTGTTCGACAAAGGCACGCGCCAGTGCAATACGCTTGCGGGTGCCGCCGGATAAGCCGGCGATCTTGCTGTCGGGTGGCAGGCCGAGTTCTTCGATCATCATATTGGCGCGCGTTGGCCGCTGCCAGTCTTCCGTGCTCAGAAAATCGCCCACAATCGTGTCATACACTGTGCTTTCTTCGGGCAGTTCGGGCTCCTGTTCGACCGTCATTGAGCGCAGTGAGCCCAGGCGCGAGATTTCGCCATCGTCCGGCACAGAGCGACCATCCAGAATGCGCAGCAAGGATGACTTGCCGGCGCCGTTGCGGCCGATCAGGCCGATGCGCTCGCCCTCCTGAATAGTCAGCGAAGCGTTGTCGAGCAGGGCGTGGTGGCCGAAGGCCAGTTGTGCGTTCAGTAGCGTGATGAGCGTATTTGCTGCCATAGGGAAACTGCGAGCCTGAAAGAGAGGGTCCGGGCGTGCCGGAATTGAACAATACCAACATTGTCGCATTA of the Advenella mimigardefordensis DPN7 genome contains:
- a CDS encoding O-methyltransferase gives rise to the protein MKIQITPERYVAVDDYFNRLLLADDTIPAKVLAHCEAHAMPAIQVAPNQGKLLNLLVRIKGAKRILELGTLGAYSTVWMALGMGPDGRLITLDFDENYVKVARESLRIAAVEDRVEIRVGRAVDSMQALIDEGAAPFDFIFMDADKENNPRYLELALQLSAPSTVIVADNVVRQGQILDAHSDGSNIKGLRRFFDDMTGNPALSATAFQTVGSKGWDGLSIAIVNG
- a CDS encoding ATP-binding cassette domain-containing protein produces the protein MAANTLITLLNAQLAFGHHALLDNASLTIQEGERIGLIGRNGAGKSSLLRILDGRSVPDDGEISRLGSLRSMTVEQEPELPEESTVYDTIVGDFLSTEDWQRPTRANMMIEELGLPPDSKIAGLSGGTRKRIALARAFVEQPDLLLLDEPTNHLDFQGIAWLEKRILQNRGACVVITHDRRFLDAITTRIVELDRGKLHSYPGSFSQWQVHKAEWLAAEKLQNERFDKVLAQEEVWIRKGVEARRTRNEGRVKRLEQLRRERSERRERVGNVNFAVTTGERSGKLVAELENVSKSFADKTVIHDYSTTIMRGDRIGIIGPNGAGKTTLLKIILGKLTPDSGQVRLGTNLSVAYFDQMREQLDDNAALTEVINPGSEWVEIGNQRKHVMSYLGDFLFSPARAQSPVSSLSGGERARLLLARLFARPANVLVMDEPTNDLDIETLELLEELLQEFSGTVLLVSHDRTFLNNVITQTIACEGNGQWRDYVGGYDDWLTQRPSSIQQQESASASTQAKNTSSTQPQAAARKENKPGRLSNWEQQELERIPQEIVVLETEQGELTQHLSEPDLYADGPEKAAGIHERLLEIEETLLAKLERWELLESKKGN